Genomic DNA from Prevotella intermedia ATCC 25611 = DSM 20706:
CTTTTCCATTACGCGCAAACTGTCGGTTATGGGCATCACTGGCGTGGCTGCACAAGTGCGTTGTGCCTCGTCATAGCATCGCTTAATGGTATCAACCGATACGAAAGGGCGAACTCCATCGTGGAATCCAACAAGTCCGTCGTCGCCTTCTGGAATCAGCGATAAACCGCTTTTTGAGGATTCGAAGCGTGTTGCGCCACCGTCAGCAATCTGATGTTCGATGGTGAAAGCGTGCTTTTCGCATAGTTCCTGCCACATTTCCTGTTGGTCTTTAGGTAGTACGAGGATTATTTTCAGAGCCTTGTCGTACTCGTGAAAACGCTCAATGGTGTGCATTAACACAGGCTTTCCGCCAATGGGAAGAAACTGTTTGGGCAGTTCGCTCCCCATTCGTAAGCCCTTTCCGCCTGCTACAATGACGATGTAATTCATTGTTGAATGAAGTTTTGTGGATTGTTTAATGAAGCTTTATAAGTTCCGAAACCAGCATTCCGTCCCTTACTTCCTGTGCTGTTGCTGTAGAAGTGAGTTGCTCCAAGATAGCAAAACCATAGATAAACGCCGCTGCAGGACCTTTTCCAGTGGTAATGTTGCCGTCTATCGTGCAAAGTTCGCCAGTGTGTTCAGCACCTGTCAGTCGTTTTTCAAAGCCAGGATAGCAAGTAGCACGCTTCTCTTTGAGCACGCCCACAGAGCCTAAAACCATTGGTGCAGCACAGATTGCACCCAACCGTTTGCCTTTTTCGTTCTGCTCAACGAGCAGTTTGCGCAAGCCTTCGTGTAAGTTTAGGTTTGCTGCGCCAGGCATTCCGCCAGGCAACATAAGTATATCTGCGTCTGAGAAATCATCGATTTCATCGAACAATAGGTCTGCTTTTACCGTAACTCCGTTTGCCGATTCCACCATTAAACTGTCGGAAATACTTACTGTTTTCACTTCAACGCCTCCTCTGCGGAGAATGTCTACGGGTGCTAAAGCCTCAATATCTTCAAAGCCATTAGCAAGAAATTCGTATGCCTTTGCCATATATTTTTCGTTTAAATCTTTAACATTCCAACTTATTTCGTTATTTTTGCAAAAGAAAACGATTGATTAAGACTTTTTGGCACAATCGCCATAAAGATGCTTAACAATACGTTTCGCTGCTTAAAAACCCAAATGCAAATATACAATATAATTCACAATTTGGCGAAAAAGTAGCATAGAAAAGATTTATTATGGGCAGCATTTGAAGGCTGGAACATATTTAAAACAGAATATTTATGGCAGGTAAGAAACTTAGTTTTGCTATTTTTGGCAGTAACAGGCAGGCACTTGAAACCGCTTATATATGGGAAGTGCTTGACTATCTTACCGAGTGCGAAGCCCAAATCTTTATCGAAGAGCGTTTCTATGAGAACCTTTGCAAGGTTTTAAACAAAAAGGTGGAGGTGTCGGGAGTGATTAAAGGGGAAGACTTTAATACCGACTATGCCATCTCTTTGGGCGGCGACGGCACGTTCTTGAGGGCTGCCAGCAAGGTGGGAGCGAAGAAAATACCAATCATCGGCGTAAATATGGGACGCTTGGGCTTCCTTGCCAATGTGCTGCCGAGCGAGATTAAAGAGACTTTAGACGATATATACAATGGCAATTTCGACATCGACGAACGTTCGGTTATCAAGATTGAATCGGAAAACGAAGCGATAGAAACCTATCCTTACGCCTTGAACGATATATCCATATTAAAGCGCGACAACGCTTCGATGATTACAATACATGCCAGTATCGACGGCGAATACTTGGTAACGTACCAAGCCGACGGTTTAATCGTGAGCACACCAACAGGCTCTACGGCTTACTCGCTGTCGAATGGTGGTCCTATCATCGTTCCGAGAGGAGGCATCTTGAGCCTTACACCTGTTGCACCGCACAGTTTAAATATTCGTCCTATCGTGCTTAGCGACGATGTTGAGATACGCTTGGAAGTGGAAAGCCGTAGCCATAACTACCTTGTGGCTATCGACGGACGCTCTGAAACGTTAGAGGAAAGTACAGTATTAAGTATTCGGAAAGCACCTTTCGTTATCCGAATTGTAAAGCGTCGCACCCACAGCTACTTCTCTACACTGCGCACAAAGCTAATGTGGGGTGCCGACTTACGGAAATAAGAGGAAGCAATAGAGCCGAATAGCAGAGGCAATAGAACTAAGAAAGCAAATGAGGATTAAAGCACTTTTCAACACTCCGAAGACCAAATACGGCGCGAAAGAAATATTTCGATGGCTGTGGCGTGCCTGGCGAGGCAACCGATTGCAAGCTGTGCTCAACGCAATAGTAGGACTTTTAGGCGTGGTAGTATCGCTTTCGTCGGTGTGGGCTGTGCAACACGCCATCGATGTCGCATCGCACGAAGTTGAAGGCAGGATTGTTATAGCCGTACTCCTTATGGGAAGCCTCATACTGTGCAACTTTGCCTTGAACATTGCATCGGTTTGGATTCGCAACATCTTGGGAATAAAAGCCCAGAACCGCATGCAACAGAAGTTGCTCGACCGCATTTTGCGTTCTAAATGGAACGGGAAGGAAAGCCATCATTCGGGCGACGTGCTGAACCGATTGGAGATTGATGTGGCAAACGTGGTGAACTTCCTAACCGAAGTTATCCCCAACTCGCTTTCAACCTTAGCACTCTTCGTCGGTGCCTTCGGTTATCTGTTCTTGATGGATTGGCGTTTGGCAAGCGTTATTGTCATAATGATTCCCATTTTCATACTTTTCAGCCGCATTTATGTAAGGCAGATGCGCCATCTTACGAGCGAAGTACGCACATCAGACTCGAAAGTGCAAAGCATTCTGCAAGAAACCATTCAGCACCGTATGCTTATAAAGACCTTGGAAGGCGACGGAGCGGCTGTCGACAAGTTGGAAGACACGCAGAGCGTGCTGCGAAACAACGTGGTGCGTCGCACAAAATTCTCGGTGTTTTCTTATCTTGTGCTGAACTTAGGCTTTTCCATAGGCTACCTTATCGCCTTTACTTGGGCTGCTGTCAGACTTTCGGCGGGCACATTGACTTTTGGCGGTATGACGGCTTTCCTGCAATTGGTGAACAAGATACAAAGTCCTGCACGCCAGCTTACGCACCTCGTGCCCCAGTTTGTGTCGGTTTTCACGGCTGCCGAGCGATTAATGGAGTTGGAGGAAAATCCTTTGGAAGAACAGGGCGAACCCATCGAAATGGCATCACCGTGCGGTGTGCGCTTCACCGATGTGGCTTTTGCTTACGAAGACTCGGAAGACAACGTTATAGAACACCTTAACTACGACTTCTACCCTGGCTCTTGCACGGCTATCTTGGGCGAAACAGGGTCGGGAAAAACCACTATGGTGCGTATGATTTTAGCACTTTTGCAGCCCAATAGCGGTAAGGTGGAAATCTACAATAAGAAAGAAAGCCGCGTATTGAGTCCGCTTCTGCGCACCAATTTCGTGTATGTGCCACAAGGAAACACGCTTATGAGTGGCACCATTCGCGACAATCTGCGACTTGGAAAGATAAATGCCACCGACGAGGAAATGTCGGAAGTGCTGAAACAAAGTTGTGCCGACTTCGTGTTCGACCTTCCCGACGGACTGAACACGCAGTGCGCAGAGCAGGGTGGAGGGCTCAGCGAGGGACAGGCGCAGCGCATTTCTATAGCACGTGCCCTGCTTCGCAACCGCAGTATAATGCTTTTCGATGAGGCTACATCGGCACTCGACCCCGATACGGAGCGAGAACTCTTGCAGAATATTCTATCGAAGCACAATAAAACCATAATATTCATTACCCATCGCCCTGCCGTGGTGGAATATTGCGACCAGACCATAGAGGTGAAAAAGCAACATTCGCACAGAGAATATATAAAGAAGGGCGCAGGCGTAAGCCACAACCAACAGATAAAAAACAATTAAAGAGAAATAAAATGAAAAGAACTATTCTATCGGCAATGCTTCTTTTGGCTACTTTCGCCACCGCTATGGCGCAAGACTTAGACAGCAAATATGCCACAAACCTACTGAAGTCAGGAACTGTTGCTCCCGATTTCACACTGCGTACAGCTGACGAAAAGGACATAAAACTACGCGCATTTCGTGGCAACTACGTTGTTTTAGACTTTTGGGCATCGTGGTGCTCTGATTGCAGAAAGGACATTCCAGCGATGAAACAGCTTTGGAGCGACTTTATGGACTACAACGTTCGCATCATCGGTATATCGTTCGACACGAGCAAAGAGGCTTGGGTGAACACTTATTGGGACAAATACCAAATGAATTGGACACAGGTGAGCGAACTGAGGAAGTGGAAAAAGGAAACCAAGATAGACCGCTTGTACCACGTAGACTGGATTCCAACGATGTATCTGATTGACCCGAACGGAAGAATCGTGTTGGGTACGGTAGAGATAGAAAAGCTGCGTGCCACCTTGGAAGAGCTAAAGCCCCAGCTGAAGATGTCGTCTGCCGATGTTATGCCTGCCTACGTGGGCGGCAACGAGGCTATGGAACAATACTTGAAAGAGTACCAACTCTACACCTTGCAGACGCGCAAGATGCGCATCGGTGCCAAAGTGGAAGTGTCGTTCAGCATCGAAATGGACGGAACGGTTACAGGTGCACGCGTTCTGAACGTTGCAGACTTGAAGGCAAACAGTCCTAAATACGATAAGCTAACCGACGAAAAGAAAGCCGAAGTAATGGCTGCTGCTACCGAACACTTCCGCAAAGAGGCTGTCCGCTTGGTAGAACACATGCCGAAATGGACACCTGCGCTGAAGAACGAGCGTCCTGTAAAGGAGAAAATGACCATCACTGTAGAGTTCGACCCTTATTATAAAGGTCCTAAGAAATAAGATTTTTCCGAGAAGCGAGGCAGGTTGCGTATGGCAGTTCAGCTTGTTTTCCTGCCTTGAATTAAAAGAAACGGTTTCTTTCATTGTTGTTTAAGTCGGGTGTTAAACGGCACGAAAGCTACCGATTGAGCATATAGGGGCGTGATTCACCACTTTCCTGACACCGAAGAAAAAGTAGGTTGGATATAAGGAACGTGGTGAATTGCG
This window encodes:
- a CDS encoding ABC transporter ATP-binding protein, coding for MRIKALFNTPKTKYGAKEIFRWLWRAWRGNRLQAVLNAIVGLLGVVVSLSSVWAVQHAIDVASHEVEGRIVIAVLLMGSLILCNFALNIASVWIRNILGIKAQNRMQQKLLDRILRSKWNGKESHHSGDVLNRLEIDVANVVNFLTEVIPNSLSTLALFVGAFGYLFLMDWRLASVIVIMIPIFILFSRIYVRQMRHLTSEVRTSDSKVQSILQETIQHRMLIKTLEGDGAAVDKLEDTQSVLRNNVVRRTKFSVFSYLVLNLGFSIGYLIAFTWAAVRLSAGTLTFGGMTAFLQLVNKIQSPARQLTHLVPQFVSVFTAAERLMELEENPLEEQGEPIEMASPCGVRFTDVAFAYEDSEDNVIEHLNYDFYPGSCTAILGETGSGKTTMVRMILALLQPNSGKVEIYNKKESRVLSPLLRTNFVYVPQGNTLMSGTIRDNLRLGKINATDEEMSEVLKQSCADFVFDLPDGLNTQCAEQGGGLSEGQAQRISIARALLRNRSIMLFDEATSALDPDTERELLQNILSKHNKTIIFITHRPAVVEYCDQTIEVKKQHSHREYIKKGAGVSHNQQIKNN
- a CDS encoding 2-C-methyl-D-erythritol 4-phosphate cytidylyltransferase; amino-acid sequence: MNYIVIVAGGKGLRMGSELPKQFLPIGGKPVLMHTIERFHEYDKALKIILVLPKDQQEMWQELCEKHAFTIEHQIADGGATRFESSKSGLSLIPEGDDGLVGFHDGVRPFVSVDTIKRCYDEAQRTCAATPVMPITDSLRVMEKNGNTKSVERANYRSVQTPQVFNIAMVKMAFAQPFQESFTDDATVMEQFGCKISLVEGNRENIKITTPLDLKLAEILVKEK
- a CDS encoding DJ-1 family glyoxalase III, with amino-acid sequence MAKAYEFLANGFEDIEALAPVDILRRGGVEVKTVSISDSLMVESANGVTVKADLLFDEIDDFSDADILMLPGGMPGAANLNLHEGLRKLLVEQNEKGKRLGAICAAPMVLGSVGVLKEKRATCYPGFEKRLTGAEHTGELCTIDGNITTGKGPAAAFIYGFAILEQLTSTATAQEVRDGMLVSELIKLH
- a CDS encoding redoxin domain-containing protein encodes the protein MKRTILSAMLLLATFATAMAQDLDSKYATNLLKSGTVAPDFTLRTADEKDIKLRAFRGNYVVLDFWASWCSDCRKDIPAMKQLWSDFMDYNVRIIGISFDTSKEAWVNTYWDKYQMNWTQVSELRKWKKETKIDRLYHVDWIPTMYLIDPNGRIVLGTVEIEKLRATLEELKPQLKMSSADVMPAYVGGNEAMEQYLKEYQLYTLQTRKMRIGAKVEVSFSIEMDGTVTGARVLNVADLKANSPKYDKLTDEKKAEVMAAATEHFRKEAVRLVEHMPKWTPALKNERPVKEKMTITVEFDPYYKGPKK
- a CDS encoding NAD kinase — protein: MAGKKLSFAIFGSNRQALETAYIWEVLDYLTECEAQIFIEERFYENLCKVLNKKVEVSGVIKGEDFNTDYAISLGGDGTFLRAASKVGAKKIPIIGVNMGRLGFLANVLPSEIKETLDDIYNGNFDIDERSVIKIESENEAIETYPYALNDISILKRDNASMITIHASIDGEYLVTYQADGLIVSTPTGSTAYSLSNGGPIIVPRGGILSLTPVAPHSLNIRPIVLSDDVEIRLEVESRSHNYLVAIDGRSETLEESTVLSIRKAPFVIRIVKRRTHSYFSTLRTKLMWGADLRK